The nucleotide sequence TGTAGCCCAAACTCCATATCCACCCATACTTAAACCTGTTAAATACACGCGGCTCTCATCAATTCTATTCTCCTTGATCACTTTTTTAACCAAAGCGGCAACTTCATGCGCTCTCCAATACACTTCTTCCGGACATTGTGGAGCCAAGATTACAGCATCAATCTTATGTCCTTCTTTTATATAATTTAAAGGTCCATGAACCGAAACTTTCGAAAGATCTTCGCCACGCTCTCCGGCTCCATGAAGAAATACAATTAACGGATACTCTTTTTTGGAATCTTTATATCCATCTGGCGTATATAATACATAATCTAACTTTACAGGAACTTCAACTTTTTCATCAAAAGAGTGTTCAGAAATTTGTGAGAACACCTGAAAGTGAAACATTGTTATTAAGAATAGTATTAAAAACTTTTTCATGCTATATCAATTAATATTTAAAACCCAATTTATCTAATCCTTGCTTTACCTCATCGGCGCCCATAAATAGATCCCAGATTAAACCCGATCTATAATTTTCTATCATTACCACCATTGGCCCTTGATCTATCGCTAAATATTGTGGGGCTACCCAATCTTCTCCTACCAAGCTAAAAGCATCATAAAATCCGGCAGGTCCCCAAGTAAGATCATTCAGTTCATTATAGAAATAGCTCATGGCAGCTAGAGATTGTTTAGGAGTATATGGAATAGAACTTATAGCTGCAGTTGGAGAAATTACTCCTCTATCATTATTAGGAGAATGAGCGGTATATCCAATACTCCCATCTTTCTCTTTTGTATAACTGGCGGTAAGTCCCCAAACATTTTCACCATAACCTTCAAATTGATTAGGGTTTTTTACACAGTACAAATAATCTATCATTACATGATTTTTATTTAACTCCCAGTAATCTGCATATTCATCTGAAAGTCCTTTTGGATTCAAACCTAAGTAAGAATAATGCGCCCAAAATAAGGGACCCCCAAATTCTTCAGCATAATTATGTTTTAGAATTAATGGCAATCCATATTTAGAATTATGTGAAACTATAGCTCCATTTCTTGCCCAGCCTTTATGATAAGCATCTGCAGAAATACTATGAGTTGGAGATGCTGCGGCCATGATGTAAGTTATCAAAGTTTCATTATAACCTTCTAACGGAAAGTTCATTTCCCATTTATAATCTGGAGACCAGTGCCAGTATAATACATCTTTATTATTAGTATACCAGTTCCAATCTATCCCTTTCCAAAGTTCATCATATTTTGCAGCTACCGCTTTTTCTTGATCTGTTCCATTTTTTAAATATTCTCTGATCACGATAAAACCTTGTGCTAAAAAGGAAGTTTCTACAAGATCTCCTCCATTATCTTTTTGTCCGAAAGGTTGAGTTTTTCCTGTTTCACCATCAATCCAATGAGACCATGCCCCATGATATCTATCTGCTTTTGCCAGAAAATCTGCAATTTTATCTAATCTTTTTATTCCTTCTTCTCTGGGAATGAATTTTCTGTCTATTCCAGCAATTAAGGCCATCAATCCAAACCCAGAACCACCGGTAGTGATAATATTTTGATCATTTAAAGGATAATTACCGTCTGGATGAAACCTTTCTCTAGCTAATCCTGAATTTGGCTCTGCATAGTCCCAAAAATATTTTAAGGTCTGACTTTCTACAGTATCCAATAATGCTTCTCCTTCTAATTTTTGAATTGTTTTATCGTTGGAATCTATCTCTGATTTTTGCTGATCTTCAGCAGTATTTTTACAAGAAGTGTTTAAAAAGATGGATGCAATTAATAGGTAGGTATAAATTTTCATATAACTGATTTGTTTGCGTTAGCTAAAAACATGTTGCCCTCCCAAATTGGAAGTGCAACACATTTTACTAATTCAAAAAAGATTATTTTTTTTAGACTGAGATTAAAATGCCCATTTAGAGCCTTCACCTTATTCCCACTTGATATCATCTATATAAAAGATATCTTCTGCGGTACCATCAGATTGACCTCCATTGAAGAAGAGTACTAATTTTTTATGATTAGCTCCAGCTTCACTGCTAAAGTCTACAGTATATTCTGTCCATTTGTCTACAACGGTAATATCTGCAAAAATCTCTTTGGCAGGAGAAGTTCCACCTTCAAGCTTGGTTAATAAAGGCACGGCTCTGGTAGAAAGAATTTTTATCTTCAACGTATTCTTAGTAGAAAGATCTATTACTCCTCCTCTATCAAAAACCAAAGCATCATAAGCTTCGGTACCATTATCTAGCACTTTAAGCACTTTACTACTAGTGTTAGCTCCACTCGATTTTGGATTGTCTACAATTTCTGTAGTTACACAACAGGTAATCTCATAGTTCTGTTGACATTCAAAATCATTTACGATGTTCATATTTGTTGCAACTCCATCGCATGGATCGAATGCTGCAAATCTTAGATCGTCTATATAATATTTATCTGTTGGGGTTCCATCACTTTGCCCACCATTAAAGAACAGCACTAATTTTGTGTGATCTGAAGCTGCCTGATCTGTAAAATCTACTGTGTATTCTGCCCATTCTCCTACTACATCTATAGCTGCAAAAACTTCTTTTGCCGGGGTAGTTCCTCCTTCTAGTTTAACCAATAATGGCACTGCTCTTTCAGCAAGAACTTTTATCTTGAAGTAATTTTTTGTGGATAGATCAAATGCTTGTGAAGATTCAAATATCAATGCATCATAAGCTTGCGTACCATCATCTGTAACTTCCAGAACCATATCGCTAGGGTTACCTTCACCCACCTTCGGGTTTTCTACTATAGAAGTTGAAAGGAATCCGGGAATTGTAGTGTTTTGCTGACAATTAAAATCATTAATAATACTTCTATCTGGAGTTACTCCATTACAAACATCAGAAAGTTCAGCAAATTTAAGATCATCTATATAATACACTTGTTTACCATCTGTTTCTACTCCTGCATTAAAGAATAAAACAATTTTGGTATGATCTTCCATAGCTTGATCGCTGAAATCATAA is from Gillisia sp. Hel1_33_143 and encodes:
- a CDS encoding prolyl oligopeptidase family serine peptidase; this translates as MKKFLILFLITMFHFQVFSQISEHSFDEKVEVPVKLDYVLYTPDGYKDSKKEYPLIVFLHGAGERGEDLSKVSVHGPLNYIKEGHKIDAVILAPQCPEEVYWRAHEVAALVKKVIKENRIDESRVYLTGLSMGGYGVWATGGEYPELFAAMAPVCGAIYRPIYRNISHIQKMPIWVFHGALDDVVSPTNSNEMVKTLKEAGNDVKYTVYPLANHNSWTETYNNPALYEWLLAQKK
- a CDS encoding glucoamylase family protein, encoding MKIYTYLLIASIFLNTSCKNTAEDQQKSEIDSNDKTIQKLEGEALLDTVESQTLKYFWDYAEPNSGLARERFHPDGNYPLNDQNIITTGGSGFGLMALIAGIDRKFIPREEGIKRLDKIADFLAKADRYHGAWSHWIDGETGKTQPFGQKDNGGDLVETSFLAQGFIVIREYLKNGTDQEKAVAAKYDELWKGIDWNWYTNNKDVLYWHWSPDYKWEMNFPLEGYNETLITYIMAAASPTHSISADAYHKGWARNGAIVSHNSKYGLPLILKHNYAEEFGGPLFWAHYSYLGLNPKGLSDEYADYWELNKNHVMIDYLYCVKNPNQFEGYGENVWGLTASYTKEKDGSIGYTAHSPNNDRGVISPTAAISSIPYTPKQSLAAMSYFYNELNDLTWGPAGFYDAFSLVGEDWVAPQYLAIDQGPMVVMIENYRSGLIWDLFMGADEVKQGLDKLGFKY